From one Bacillus sp. FJAT-42376 genomic stretch:
- a CDS encoding nitric oxide synthase oxygenase, with the protein MTESNDLFLKAKEFIHISYHELGKEAEIEDRLLRIKEEIATCGQYEHTIEELEYGAKMAWRNSNRCIGRLFWQSMHVMDERQAETEEQVAEALIRHIEYASNGGKIRPAITIFKPKKGEVHPIRIWNHQLIRYAGYESAEGYRGDPASVPFTNVCRELGWEGEGTDYDILPLVISTADNPPKWFSIPDRAVIEVPIVHPELPAFEDLFLKWYGIPIISDMSLEIGGIIYGAAPFNGWYMGTEIGARNLADENRYNMLPKVASIMGLKTELNSSLWKDRALVELNAAVLYSFKEAGVSIVDHHTAAAQFKKFEEREERSGREVTGDWTWLIPPMSPAATHIFHKHYNNEIKTPNYFYQEKPY; encoded by the coding sequence GTGACAGAATCAAATGACCTGTTCCTGAAGGCAAAAGAATTCATTCATATCAGTTATCATGAACTTGGGAAAGAAGCAGAAATCGAAGACCGCCTGCTCCGGATAAAAGAAGAGATTGCAACGTGCGGACAGTATGAACACACAATCGAAGAGCTTGAATATGGAGCGAAAATGGCATGGCGCAACAGCAACCGCTGCATCGGCAGGCTGTTCTGGCAATCCATGCACGTAATGGATGAACGCCAGGCAGAAACGGAAGAACAAGTGGCGGAAGCCCTAATCCGCCATATTGAATACGCATCGAACGGAGGAAAAATCCGTCCGGCTATTACGATATTTAAACCGAAAAAGGGGGAAGTCCACCCTATTCGCATTTGGAACCATCAGCTGATCCGCTATGCCGGCTATGAATCAGCCGAAGGGTACAGGGGCGATCCTGCATCTGTGCCGTTCACTAATGTGTGCAGGGAGCTTGGATGGGAAGGGGAAGGAACGGATTACGATATTCTCCCGCTTGTCATATCGACAGCGGACAACCCGCCGAAATGGTTTTCAATCCCTGATCGCGCGGTCATTGAGGTGCCGATTGTTCATCCGGAGCTCCCGGCTTTCGAGGATCTTTTCCTGAAATGGTACGGGATTCCGATCATTTCGGATATGAGCCTTGAAATCGGCGGCATCATTTATGGGGCAGCCCCCTTCAACGGCTGGTATATGGGTACGGAAATCGGAGCGAGAAACCTGGCGGACGAAAACCGCTACAATATGCTTCCGAAGGTCGCTTCCATAATGGGGCTGAAAACCGAACTGAATTCCTCCTTATGGAAGGACCGGGCGCTTGTAGAGCTTAACGCCGCCGTTCTTTATTCCTTCAAAGAAGCAGGAGTCAGTATTGTCGATCATCATACCGCAGCGGCCCAATTTAAGAAATTCGAAGAACGGGAAGAGCGGAGCGGGCGAGAAGTGACAGGGGACTGGACTTGGCTCATCCCGCCCATGTCTCCGGCAGCCACGCATATTTTTCATAAACACTATAACAATGAAATAAAGACACCGAATTATTTTTACCAGGAAAAACCTTATTAG